One Arvicanthis niloticus isolate mArvNil1 chromosome 3, mArvNil1.pat.X, whole genome shotgun sequence DNA segment encodes these proteins:
- the LOC117705676 gene encoding uncharacterized protein LOC117705676: MFSRLFRLFRKENGDQGENTPSKKEAGLLSCKKGRLKSFWGRHSSARQTSSQNSTINNQKQMTKLEELKLKIKKMSFEEEEISEMLNLYNYDDLNYRMNIEFNIIKSNHEKTIMNIQKITESITDAMERYKEVIEENYAYR, translated from the exons ATGTTTTCCAGGCTGTTTAGGCTATTTCGGAAAGAGAATGGCGATCAAGGAGAGAACACTCCCAGTAAGAAGGAAGCTGGCCTCCTGTCTTGTaaaaaaggaagactgaaatcattctggggaaggcaca GCTCTGCTAGGCAAACATCATCCCAGAATTCCACCATCAATAACCAGAAGCAGATGACAAAATTGGAAGAACTGaaattgaagatcaagaagatgagctttgaggaggaagaaattagtgaaatgctGAACCTGTACAATTATGATGATTTGAACTACAG GATGAACATCGAATTCAATATCATTAAAAGTAACCATGAAAAGACCATTATGAATATCCAGAAAATTACTGAGTCAATAACTGATGCCATGGAGAGATACAAGGAGGTCATAGAAGAAAACTATGcctacaggtga